The Alkalihalobacillus sp. TS-13 genome includes a window with the following:
- the cpaB gene encoding Flp pilus assembly protein CpaB, with protein sequence MIDAKRKAFIFLTIAFILAVAAAGFIINQIQMAQDSLGETVKVAAADKEIQSYTSLENSDITWVEMPKNAQVESFIQQSDDIDDSITVVNLKEGDLVTKNVVRKKIDIPADHRIVWLNPSEIVIVDQGVAEGDLVDIISVTENKEKGVVTQRLLQNIKVVQMESKSEGPSAIKVSLPVNEAERLIHAQNSAKQIRILRVNQVMKDNSATQETPEQTTPEPEQKETKPPEEQNETNEAAKDKPKDKKPEEKSEDKKDEQ encoded by the coding sequence ATGATCGATGCCAAACGAAAAGCGTTCATTTTTTTGACGATTGCATTCATATTAGCAGTTGCAGCAGCTGGTTTTATCATCAACCAGATCCAAATGGCTCAGGATTCACTTGGAGAAACAGTGAAAGTAGCCGCAGCAGATAAAGAAATCCAATCTTATACCTCCCTTGAGAATAGTGACATTACGTGGGTTGAAATGCCGAAAAACGCACAGGTCGAGTCGTTTATCCAACAATCGGATGATATTGATGATTCCATTACGGTCGTCAATTTGAAAGAAGGAGACCTTGTCACAAAAAATGTAGTCAGGAAAAAGATTGATATCCCTGCCGACCACCGGATAGTCTGGCTTAACCCCAGTGAGATCGTGATTGTCGATCAGGGTGTTGCCGAAGGAGATCTAGTGGATATCATTTCTGTCACGGAAAATAAAGAAAAAGGCGTCGTCACCCAACGTTTGCTGCAAAACATCAAAGTGGTCCAGATGGAAAGTAAAAGTGAGGGGCCATCTGCTATCAAGGTCTCACTCCCAGTGAACGAGGCTGAACGGTTGATCCATGCCCAGAATTCGGCTAAACAAATCCGGATCCTTAGAGTCAACCAGGTGATGAAAGACAACAGCGCAACTCAGGAAACACCTGAACAAACAACCCCAGAGCCTGAGCAGAAAGAAACGAAGCCACCTGAGGAACAGAATGAAACGAATGAAGCAGCAAAGGATAAACCTAAAGATAAAAAGCCCGAAGAAAAATCAGAAGATAAAAAAGATGAGCAATAA
- a CDS encoding AAA family ATPase, with protein sequence MSQLKALIITTNLTIKQSLIDILEAHGIDSEVDEQWKRSFSNLNKYTFYFIDREALNQAEGFTLPVSSFLIGITSERSFDEGREWMKAGAYDVVVYPEEQSRLNEIIQSSKEKVKIQQESFGEASSGGGQVEAFYSAKGGSGKTLLAAMTAQSLQIHKEKRVILIDLSAQFGGLETIYGVKTNRSYIDLQPVLKELSLNHIENVATRDEKTGNYILLGPSNPAKAEDITEELITKVIRTCRAHFDHVILDLPTSINTVSFTGLNEATQIHYVLNPDSLSLRCFKYAMELFERFQLGTRGNLSILLNRAHPKSELGEKDIAKLIGKEVDASIRSDYFSLQPLLNMGESFYKKEKDKGQFKPARDIRLFVDKVLL encoded by the coding sequence ATGAGCCAATTGAAAGCCTTGATTATAACAACCAATCTAACGATAAAACAATCTCTGATCGATATCCTGGAGGCTCATGGAATTGATTCTGAAGTGGATGAACAATGGAAACGCTCGTTTTCAAACCTGAATAAATATACTTTCTACTTCATAGATCGCGAAGCATTGAATCAGGCAGAAGGATTTACTTTGCCTGTATCAAGCTTTTTGATCGGCATCACTTCGGAACGTTCTTTTGATGAAGGTAGGGAGTGGATGAAAGCCGGGGCTTACGACGTCGTCGTTTACCCAGAAGAACAATCCCGCCTGAATGAAATCATCCAGTCTTCAAAAGAAAAAGTGAAAATACAGCAGGAAAGCTTCGGGGAAGCATCGAGTGGAGGCGGGCAAGTTGAAGCCTTTTACAGTGCAAAAGGTGGAAGCGGCAAGACGCTGTTAGCAGCGATGACAGCCCAATCCCTGCAAATCCATAAGGAAAAACGGGTCATCCTGATTGACCTCAGCGCACAATTCGGAGGTCTGGAGACGATCTATGGTGTAAAGACGAACCGTTCCTATATCGACCTTCAGCCAGTTTTGAAAGAGTTGTCTCTCAACCATATCGAAAATGTGGCAACACGCGATGAAAAGACTGGCAATTACATACTTCTAGGACCAAGTAACCCAGCAAAAGCGGAAGACATCACAGAGGAATTGATCACGAAAGTCATCCGGACGTGCAGAGCACATTTTGATCATGTGATTTTAGATTTGCCGACAAGTATCAATACAGTCAGTTTCACCGGCTTGAATGAAGCAACACAGATTCATTATGTGCTGAATCCTGACAGCCTATCTTTACGCTGCTTTAAGTATGCTATGGAGCTGTTCGAGCGTTTTCAGCTTGGAACAAGGGGTAACCTTTCCATCCTGTTGAACCGTGCGCATCCGAAGAGTGAATTAGGCGAGAAAGACATTGCGAAATTGATTGGAAAAGAAGTGGACGCTTCAATCCGATCTGACTACTTTTCATTGCAGCCACTCTTGAATATGGGGGAGAGCTTTTATAAGAAGGAAAAAGACAAAGGTCAATTCAAACCAGCAAGAGACATCCGTCTGTTTGTAGATAAAGTTTTGCTTTAA